The nucleotide sequence GAGCAAGCCACGGATCGGCGCCCTGCTCGACCACGCCACCGACGTGATGAACGAGGCGCTGGGCCAGGGCGGCACGAGCTTCGACGCGCTCTACGTCAACGTCAACGGCGCCTCGGGCTACTTCGACCGCTCGCTCGCGGCCTACGGCCAGGCCGGCCGCCCGTGCCGGCGCTGCGGGACCCCGATCCGCCGCGAGCAGTTCATGAACCGCAGCTCGTTCTCGTGCCCGCGCTGCCAGCCCCGCCCACGCAGGGTCAGGGCAGCGGGATCGGCTTGAGCCGCACCGGCTTCCCGGTCTTGTGCTCCGAGAGCTGCGCCATCGCCGTGCGGACGGTCGCGCTGTAGAGGTGTGCCCCGCGGATGCTCGGGTGGATGCCGTCCGACTGGAGCATCCCGCTGGTGTCGGCCAGCGCCCGGTCCCAGTCGGCGACGACGACGTTGTCGTGGCCGGCGACGACCTCGCGCAGCTGCTCGTTGTCGGTGCCGGCGCGCGCGTAGCGGCCGTGGACCGTGAGGACGACGACCATCCGGTCGGGCCCGATCTCGCGCAGGGTCCGCTCGATGGACCTCGCGTCGGTGCCGAAGTTCGTGCCGAAGGCGAGGACGACGACGCGGCGCAGGCCGTCGCCGCGCGCCCCGACGAGTTTCGGCGCCTCGCTCCAGCGCCGGTTGGACCGGGCGTCCATGCGGATCTTCGGGAAGTAGTACTCCATCGCCTGCTTGGCGCCGACGAGCATCGAGTCGCCGAAGGCGTCGACCTCCGAGCCCTTCGGCATGCTCCAGTCGACGGCGCTCGGGCGGGTGCCGGCGGCGCGCGCGGAGGCCGTGCTCCGGGTGGCCGAGGGGGTGGGGGTGCTCGTGGCCGCGGCCTCACGGGCCAGGGCGGCCTCGTTGGCCTCGATGAGCTGCTCGGTCGCGGTGCGGTCGGGCGCGGTGACCATGACGGCGGCGGTCGCGACGGCGGCGACGAGGAGGACGGCCCAGACCGTGCGGGCCCGACGGGTGCCGGCCCGGCGCATCCGGCCGGCCAGCACCCGGAACGCGCCGCGGAAGCCGTGGCGGCGGACGGGGGTCTCGACGAAGCGGTACGAGAGGTCGGCCGCGGCCACCGTCACGAGGACCGCCCAGCCGCGGGTCAGGACGTAGTCGAGGCCGCCCGGGGTCACCGGGATGTCCTGGCCGACGACGAGGACGACCGGCCAGTGCCACAGGTAGATGCCGTAGCTGCGCGAGCCGACCCAGCGGGCGGCCGGGAGGTCGAGCAGGGCGCGCAGCCGGCCCGGCCGCTCGACGACGACGAGGACGACGCCCGCGGTGGCGAGCGAGGCCAGGAGGATGCCGCCGCGGAAGGTCAGCGCCG is from Arthrobacter sp. NEB 688 and encodes:
- a CDS encoding acyltransferase family protein, yielding MDPVAPAAPDGAGGVTTAPRPVDDAPRPGGRLPGLDGLRALAVVAVVVFHLDPSWLPGGFLGVDVFFVLSGFLITTLLLREREGTGRVDLRGFWARRARRLLPALLVLVPSAVLLARVAEGDLLVGVGRQVLGALTFTSNWLEVAAGTDYFAATSPTLLANLWSLAVEEQFYLLWPLALLALLRAVRRPEARAATALGLALASSLLMALRLDPTAPTRVYYGTDTHATGLMVGAALALALAAPGRAGTASALWERHRRTVGALSLIVLGALLVLADEQSALTFRGGILLASLATAGVVLVVVERPGRLRALLDLPAARWVGSRSYGIYLWHWPVVLVVGQDIPVTPGGLDYVLTRGWAVLVTVAAADLSYRFVETPVRRHGFRGAFRVLAGRMRRAGTRRARTVWAVLLVAAVATAAVMVTAPDRTATEQLIEANEAALAREAAATSTPTPSATRSTASARAAGTRPSAVDWSMPKGSEVDAFGDSMLVGAKQAMEYYFPKIRMDARSNRRWSEAPKLVGARGDGLRRVVVLAFGTNFGTDARSIERTLREIGPDRMVVVLTVHGRYARAGTDNEQLREVVAGHDNVVVADWDRALADTSGMLQSDGIHPSIRGAHLYSATVRTAMAQLSEHKTGKPVRLKPIPLP